tcctgccctcccttgcAGGATTGTTTCTGAACCTTTCCTGCCTTCCtatgacttttttccctttcctttaccCTGTGCCAGCTTTCCCTGCCACCATATACACACTGTGATGCTCCTACAGCTCTTTGCTTCCCACTGTCTCTTTGGGACTGATCTTCTCCATGCTGCTGAGACCCTCAGGCCCACCAGGTGCCTTTGAAAGAAAAGCCACTTTCTGCTTCCACAGCTCACTTCAAGACATTACCCATTCTAATCCCCTGGCAGGATTAAAAATCTGGGACAACTGCGGCATAGAGTGCCCCATTTCTGAGTGGCTGTAGTCAGATTTTTTACCAGCAGCAGTCTGAAAAAGTCCAGTTGGGCATTAGGTTAACTAGCTGGCACTGGAGACGTCTATTGAGGCAGGTTTGTTTTCAAAAACTTCTGCTCTGAGTGACAGTTACAACCAAGGGGCCTTCAAATCTCACCCTGCTGTGACTGTCATCCCATGCCCTGGGACTACGCCCTGCCCTCAGCTTCAGTTTGAACACAATATTCTGTGGTTACCCAAAGCCGTAGATTTTTAAATCCTGTCTTATGAGGTAGCAGATTTAAGTGATTGCTATTTAATGGCTGCAATGTCCTTTGTTTCAGGAAGCTGAGACCATCTCCAAGtcttccaaagagaaaaagaaagtaaagaaaccagcctgcagccctggaggagtgtTTGTGAGACTGCGCTGAGGAATGAACCTCCGATGAGGGCAGGCAGACTGAGGAGGTAGAATGGCAATATTTTAGACAATGCAAAGTGTTTGCATAGCCCAGCTCCACAGATGAGTTGTGGGTTCTCTGCATTTCGTATTTTTTTAGTTCTCTgggatagaaaatattttaaaatcacagcagcatcattttttgttaaaaataaaaagcagaaagaattctTTTCCTGTCCAGGTAGTAGTTTAGCAACAGCTTTGCATATTGTAAGGTGACATTTCAGGAGTTAACTGCAGCAATGTCATAGGCCCTCCTAGGACTGAGAAAAGTATCCCCACCTACTAGCCTAGTTTGTACTACTGCCTTAGGAGGAAGAAGAGACGGCAATCCTGACCTCCCCTCCATGCCTAAAAAACATTTCATGACTTcacataaaaagatttttctctcatctgtGTGCTATGGTGAAATTCTTTTCCCTTTGGAATCCTcatcatgcatattttaagaGTTTTGATTTCCGTAAGAAATCCTTGCATTGTAAGGTTAATTTTCTAGTGTTTGAATCCTGATCTGCCCTCTCCTTAGTTACCAAAAGAAACTTAATCTCCAAGAATTtcaaaagtactgaaaaaaaatcagtttgtttttGTGTGCACAGACTGAGGGAGAGGCACGCTGAGTAACACCATAAGCCTTGTACCAGCGCTAAAGAGGAGAAATCCAGTCTCTAGAGCCCACTTCAGCGTAGGGGGTGATGGTGGTGACAAGCTGCAGTAGATGAGCTATTTCCTACATCACCGTTGGTACTAAACTCTTGGTAGGAACAGTGCAGAAAATCAACCCAAGTCATTCCGCATTCAAaagagggcaacgaagctggtgaagggcctggagcacaagtcctgtgaggagtggctgagggaactgggcttgttcagcctggcaaaaaggaggctgaggggagacctcattgcgctctacaactacctgaaaggaggttgtagcgaggtgggtgttggtctcttctcccaagtaacaagcgataggagaagaggaaatggcctcaagttgcaccaagggaggtttagattggacattgggaaaaatgtcttcaccaacAGGggtgtcaagccttggaacaggctgcccagggaactggttgagtccccatccctggaagtatttaaaagacgtgcagatgtggcgcttagggacagggtttagtggtggacttggcagtcttaggttaactgttggactcgatgattctATGGTTCAGAGAACCTCAGAAATTGTTACAGCTTACATGAAGATGGATTTGTACATGCTACAGTTACAACAGACAAGTGGCTGCCAGCACCCATGCCTATTTGACAACACACAGGCAACAGAAAAAGCAGCCCCAACTCCCAACATAATAGCACCGTGCCTATTTACAGTCTGGCAATCTATATTCAAGTCTCTCAGATAGTCAGATAGCaaatataagaaattaattttattttcttaaatgaagatGATAAATAATTTAATGCACAGAATATAAGAATTGGCAGGATACCAGCAAGTTCAACTGTAAACAgaataaaactgcaataaaaaaaaattgccactCATCAAGTACTAAACACTCTTTAGCCCATAAAGGGCCTACTCTTACTTAAAAGTTTAatccaggaagatttttttttaattatcattttattaaaagaatcAAACCAAGCATATACATTTGTACTCAACAAGGTGCAACTGCTTCAGTTTTGGAAGGCATCCACCTGCTATGTCGCACCTCTGCAACAAGAGTTGTGAAGTCCTTGCAGAAGGTAGAGTGGTCATCACCAGAAGGTAGGGGAGTCAGTGTGTCCCACAGGATTACAGAACAGTCCGGAGGAGTGTGGAGATGGGAGGAGGATGACCACCATCACACTGGCACCACTGAGATGCCGAGTATTTCCATGTACAGGCCAGATCCTATGCCCAGAAAATACATGAGGCTTTACTGGAAATACTGTGCACTACTTGGAGGAGTTAAGAGCACTTATCTGCCCCAGGGCTGTACACAGTTGCTGAGAGTGGAGGCGTTTCCCCTTGGAAAGACAGAGGGGTTCTCCCATTCTGTTCATCTCTGGGGTTATGAAAATTGCaagagatactaaaaaaaaaaaaaaaatctatggagaTATTTTAGTTCTAcatgagattttaaatttatgtaaaccagttttcaagaaaaacaaggaTTTTTTGGTAAAGGCCTTGgagtgtgtgtttatatataaataaaaaaagcaaagggcCAGGCTTCAATTCATCAGAAAAGAGAGGAACAGACTGAAGGCAAAAATCCAGATCCTATATTTAAGATTAATTTACTTGGATCAGAGTAGGTCTGTTGCAATCTGGCATTAGTATTGGGAATACTAACTTGGGAATAGCATTCCCATTTCAAGGGCATACGAAAtgtttaatatttccattttgaGAGGAGCTGAGAGTGACCTCTCTCATTCATAAGAATGTTCCTTTGAGaatattccaaaagaaaacaaaattaattctaacacacattaggaaacactttctGATTTAGCGTAAGAAgtcttttgaaataaatacagTATTCAATAGGGAACGATGAAATATTACTATTTGCCTACTTCCCCCCCAATTATTTTGATCTTTAGTGTTAcatattcagaaaacatttttagtgCACAGTAAGAATACCAAAACAAAAAGGTACCAAGGTTATCTACAGCGCAAACATGATCGTCTAACTGATGTTGCCTGGGTGGCCTTTTCTCCGTCTGTACTTGATGCAGTCATTCCATTTAGATCTATTTCCAGAACCTGTAAAATCCCAGAGCTATTGCTAAGCAAGTGAATActgaagctgttaaaaaaaaaaaaaaaggaaggaaataattagCTGAATGCTAAATTGTATCACCTTCTACATACAGGAAATGAACTGCAAACGGACGGAAGGATGATAAGAACTGTGGAGCAGAGCCTCCTAAACTTCCTGAAGTGCTGCAGGTGTGATAGAATAATTTTAGAAGACAATGCCTTGTCTTAGACGCAATACcctgcacagcagcactgcccAGGTGGTGAGATGGGAGGTCAAACTCAGCAGCCCGAGGAACTATGTTTTCAGGAACCCATCTGAGTAACTACAACAGGCTACAGTAACTTTTACTATTGTCACCCATCTATTGGAAATTGTATTACAGGAGAGACGGCTGTATCAGGTCTTGCATTAGATGTAATTAAAATGATTTCCCATTGAACAAAATGACAATGAACAAATACACGTATCTGACACTAGGATATCTAGCTAGCACCTCTGAAGCCTGATGAGTTGTCTTTCAGATTCGTTAAACTGCTGTTTCAACTAGTGTTagaataaagctaattgtgtTTCCCTTTGAACTTGTTCTCACTTCCAAATGTAACGTGTTACTCTCTTTTTATCCAGCTCCAATAcaataaaaatttcatttcttatGTATGTATTGAGAAGACAATCCCAAATCAGACTGAAATTTGTTCTGCTTGGCAGGGGAAAGCACCAGTTCTGCCACACTGAAACTAGGTGTCTGTGGAGGACTGAATGGGAGGCAGAACCGGTCACTCTCAGACTAGTCCTGAATATCAGCAAACTTTCAGGGTAACTTAAATAGCTCAGGAGAACTGTCGGAGCAACTCTGCCACATAAGTGGCGGCCCTGCAGCAAGCAGAGGTACTGTCAGACTAGACAAGGTATTTAGGCTTTTCTcccactcttttttaaaaaaaaaacaaacctccatGTTCCTCCTAATCCCTGTTCTGGGGCAATCTAGTCCAACTGCAGCAGTGTCTGCTGTTCCCACCTCTTCTGTGTTCCCTCTCACACTTCTTTCAACTGGGGAGGGTCCTGCCCCCCACAACCCCAGTTACCTGCAGTTACACAACTGACTTCTTGAATTCACTTTGCATACATTCTTGAATAAAATTTTATATGTCCAAAATACAATACTGGTACTCACCTCCTTGCCTATCACATACCTGCCAAATAACGTATTGTATCGAGTTTATTTGATTCCATGAGCGTTTTTAAGGAAGCTATTTCGGTGTCAATTTTATTACTGATTTCTGAGATAACACTGTTGGTACTTGAATCCTGAAACATTAAAAGATAGCATATATTTGACAGTGATCCCTAGCCCTTTCAGCTTTGCAAAGCCAAAAAGAATACCATGCTACCAGCaacaagaaagagaagcaaaTTTCCAACCTATCAGTGAAGTAAAATACATAACCGGTAACAGACCTCAGAAGACACAGAACAGCATTTAATACAATCCAGGAAGAGCATTAAAGAGggagatagaaaaaaagaaaactcagatcATACACATTTTTGTCCCTGATATGCCAGTACTTCCTAAAGGAGGCATTCTACAGAGCATAGATAGtatccctaaatttttgcaaaacaAAGGTTTAAGCGTTCACAAGCCATATCCAGAAAAGGGAGGAGACACTGAAGATAGGACGTGTCCACCTTCAGCCTCTTATTCTTCAGCGCCCACTAGCAGCTTTGAGGACTTCTAGCCCTTGAAATACTTGCTTGGCTGTAGGCACCCTCTGGTACAGCTGATCAGCTCATCTGTTAATTCGGGGAAGGGCAGCACGACAGCGCACATCCCACTGGTAACAGCCCGCACGTAAGATAGTCGGGAGGCGAGAGACAAGGCTTGTGTGCCTCCTTCTGCCTGAACGCTGCTTACTGCAAATCCCAGACCTAGGCAATGAACACGCCTTTTGCTCTACCACTTCAAAAATATATTAACTTTCACAGAAGTCTGGGGTTTACGTAACATGTAACGCATAACTGTATCCTGCTCAATATGAAATGAGCTTTGTTCGATACTTACTTTTTTATGAAACTCTGTAGTTGCTTCCATCAGTTTCCTCTCCTGATCTGTAAACTGTGGATAAAAGATAAATTACAATGGTAGTAAGGGAAAACAAGACACAAAACTGATAAAGGTATCTTCACTGACCAGCTTACCATATCTGTCACTCTGCTCCTTTCCAGGTTTATGTCTAGCTTGCTGTCAGCTCGGATTTTACCGGTTTCAttctttaaagcaaataaagGTTATGAAAATAACTATTTACTTTCCCTAACAGGAGTGTGCAGGTACTTGCTGTTTACTTACCATTAGCTGCTGTTTAACTTGATCtaattcaattttcattttctaagtgcagaggagaaaaaaaaccgaTTTTAGAAATTCAGAAAACTGCTGACCAAGTTAATCAGTCATGTAAGTGTTACCACCGCATGCACGCAACTGTTGTTCCATAATTTTTCTCCCAATGGGGCAATTTGTTCTTGATTAAATATCCTAACTGGTGTGTTCAATTTGTATAACCATATATAATCTGCTGGGAATTCTGCTCAAAATAAAGGGATTATTTTGTAACAACGACGATCTTGTTATTCTGAGACTAAAGAGAGcagaaaaataccaaaatgcTGTCAAGCAAAAGTAAAACGTGTCTCAATCACCAGTTTAATTAAATTGCTGCAAAGAAATGGCCGACTACTCTCCCTGCATTGTACAGTTAATGGTGACAAGACTCTACCAGAATCAcccttaaataaaaataaagaagacGATTCTAAgatgtgtagatttttttttctttacagaagaatTGAGCAAGTCTTAtgacatgaaatatatttttatttgatcaCAGAAGCTGTAATCTACAAATATTTCAACTCTGATAAAAATATCCATAATTACTTTTACATTCATATTTTGTTACACAAAAACGTACAAAAGGTATAACACAACATATATTACAATTTAACcgcttaattaaaaatattagtacCTCATTCTCTGCTCTCAAGTTTGCAAATTCACTTTTCTCCAGGATGACCATATCTTTTCGAATGGAGTCCAAATGTGCCATTATCTGCTGTAAAGTTATTTCCTTAGAAACAACAAAACATGTCATTGATTAAGTTGCACACTTTCTGGCAAGTAGAGGAAAGTAAAGATTTTTACGTCTGAAGTTATGAAATTAGCTACTGCAAAGCACAAAAATGGGGACACTCTCCAACAAGAAagtgacagaaacacagaattttatGGATGCAATTTGTTTGAAAGACTgaagaggttttggttttgtgctttttctgttgctttaatACACGAACTCTGAATTTAAGCAAAAAAGCCAGAAGTATTAGTTCAAGTAGCTATGAAATGAAATAGACCCAGAACTACAGGTTAGTCCTTCGTACACTTCCATTTTCAATGAACGTTCAGTAGCCCATGAAGCATTAATTGTTGGTTTGAATTCAGTTCCTAAGTAAGCACTTCTATTTCTTGCGCACAAAGTCATCAAAAGCCAAAGACTTAATGATATGCGTATCACACTGTCCTCTCAGCGTTAAGTGTGAGGCACACTAGTAAAACATTGctggaaagcaatgaaaaaagccTTCCTGGTGTTTGGACTAACAAGTTCAGAATTCAACTGCTATTTACAAGCTacagagtgaaaaaaagaaaaaaaaataaaggaagaaacttTGTATTTTAGAATCTTGAAAGCAATACTCCTTTAGTTAGCACAAGGAAGTTACCCTACAATTTAGCATAGAAAATTACATATCTGTGTGGGATTCTGCTTTTAAAGCTGAGAGCCAGCAAAATGAAGAGCTCTCATTCAGACTACAAGCAAACAGTATTTCTCAGATCCTATGCTGAActaaattcattaaaatatgcCCTGACCCAACTTCCACTAAAGTCTGACTACTTCATTGAACACAATGAAGTTTTTACAATTCCTGGGAAAACTTCAGTTGCATTTACACCGAGCAGCTAATTTGCCTCATCCCACCTTAAAACATTCAGTCTCAACATCGACTACACTGTAAGAACCAGTGTTTCTGCCTAACACAATTCCATGCAAATTATATTCGGGATACTGACTTTCTTTACATATAACAGGATCTCCAAAAAGAAAGCTTCCCATTTTGATGAAAAACATAGAGATACAAAAGTTCTTACTGTCTTCTGAGATTTATAGGGAAAAGTTAGGTAACTTCTATTAAGAATAAACGCCAGTAAGATAAAAATCCGTTGGAAGTAAGGCTCAGCAGTTTAAATAAAACAGCAATGAATGCGTAATTGCATTAATTCCTTGAAGAAGAATGGCACGTAATTTCAGCTTGCACAGCCTTCCTGAGTAATTATGAAAACCATTACTGTGCATCAGAGCTTTATTATCCTGGCCCAGATGTCTAGCCTACAAGAAAAActaaagttctttttcttttggcaatttgttaaaatgaaactTGTCACCACCTCTATTATCAACAGAAAAAACAGCCGTGCTGCTTAACTGATTCACTGCCTCCAGGTACGTCCACAAATGTGAACTTGGGTATCTAAGCGAAGGAGACACCTCGATGCTTTGCTGGAGTGCAGGCTGAGGTGTTGACCCGACCAGTGCAAACAGCTACGTTTGTGCCAACAACTACATAATTCAGAGCCCACTTCTGTCCCCGAGGGCACGTGACACACCACAGATTACGTCCAGATGGTAAAATCTCTTCCTCCTAAACCAGGATGGCTCTGTCCACCCCGCCTGGTGGGAACCGTTCCTGGCCCTATACTTTCACATAAATTATGCCCAGTCAGGGAGACGGAGAGCTGGCACAGGTCAAAATCAAACCAAGACACCGCAGTGGCTCTGGACAGCCCTGCGGTGGTGTTTGTGCCCACACCCTAGCCACGTTTAGCTTTTGCTATAGATGTAGCTTTAGAGActgaaacacagaataaaatcaTGGAATAGTTTTAATAGTAGCTTTTAGTTTATGAATAGGAAAATAGGACAAATACCGTGTATCTCAGAACAGAGTCGACATCTTTAGTAAAGTTCAGTAAAAACACTGACAATTTTCTGATACTTTAGGTGGTCTTGTTACTTCTCAGGAACCCCTCCTTGAATCTCTCTTCTGCCCTCAACCGTTGTAAAGCACAGTTAGAAGTTTGGTTTCAGCACAGAGATTTGCAGTGGCAAATGAAGCAATCTCTGCATTACATTTATATATTGTGGCTGCATTTGGAAAACACTCCTGTGAGATGAGAGGTGTAAGATACTGCTATTCGTAATACCACCTTGAAACTTATGAAAACCTATCTTAGTGAAGTGTTCATAGTACTATAGAGTTGCTCACTTGtcttttaaatatgcaaataggAGCCATTATAGCTACACAATGCTGTATATGTACACCATAGATTACTTTTTACCTGCTGAGCCTGTGTAACCATATCCTTATAGACTGTGTCTAAGCTGACATTCGACAGGGTTATTAATGCCGATACAATGGTCTCCGCTTGCTCCTTCCCAAAGCCTAGAAGACAGTTGAAGGATGACAAGTTCAGGTAATATCAGAAAGCTGGATGAAGAGAAGAGCAAGAGGTACATAATAATCTGGGACATTTGAGTGCTGTACCTAACTACAGAGGCAAATGGGAAGTCACACAGTTACTGAAAACTGACAGCGAGGAGCCAGTCACTGTGACTTTTAACTAGAAAAACCACAGACTTAATGCTGCAAAATCCTGAAGCACGTTAACTTTCAATATACTGAAATAGTCTATGCATGCAGCTGACAGGAGAACCAAATTTCTGTACAATGTTTAACTGTTCATGcattatgaaaataattcagcaaaattTTACTTTATAATGAACTTTCACAAATTTTGTTAAAACCAAAATTACCTTGAGCTACAAAGCATGCATCCTatagaataataaaattaaaaagtaagtCTGCATATATTGAAATTATTCTGCACAGATATGAACACAtgcaaaattgattttaaaaccGCTGCATCTATTGCCTGCAGAATGAATTCAAACTGGGATTTTTGCTTTCTGATGATAAAAATTACACTTTGTCCGTAGCCTGGTACAATTCTGAAGTGTTAAAGATGATGTGTggtgaacagtaaaaaaaaaacccagctgccatTTTTGCTATATCTGATCTAGTGCTGAGAGCTTTGGCCCTAAGGATTTATTTCGAGCAGCCTCACTGGTGTGTTGTGTTTCAATTGACCCGTTTTATAAAGTGGGATCAATTAACTTTTTGTTGAAAATTGCTTTCAGGGCAAATTACATAGAGAAATATGCCACTGCTCTCTTATAAAATACTGGTACTGTCAAACTGCACCATTGGTTTACATTGCTAAAAAATCTACGCATGCTTTATGACAGTTTCCTTCCACTAAGAGGCGTGATAGTACTGCTTCAGTTTCTCTGAATTTTCAGGGTTACTTAGGTTTTTGTcaattcattattttgttcttcctctATAGCAGGAACTGTCCTTGTTGCATGGAAGTTTAGAAAATGTGGAGAAATTCATATAAGCAAGAGAATGGAGCCTGAAAACTGCCTGCAGCAAGTTTGAGAAAAACTAAATGCCTCTCTCAGTTCTCTATAGGTTTTACCTATAGAGCCCTGTCACTGTAGTACTGAAGTATTTGTAGAAGTTATGGAATAAATTAAACTGAGTAACAACACAGTGTACCAGCACCAGACAGACTTCACCCCACCTAAAGGAACTCAAAGAAGAAATAGCTGCATTAGTACTGGGGACAAGTAACATCTCACAGCCTACCTCGGTTACCCGAGGACCGAAAAATGGCAAATACAATGccagtttttaaaaacagttccAGAAGAGATgtagggaactacaggctgacAAGTCTGATatgcatgaagaaaataaacattgttAGCGCACTATTAGGAGTCTTCTAACGGCTAATACATATTATCATTAGACCCAAACAGTGGAAAAAATCCTAACCTCAGATTGGATAAAGTTCCTACTGTCACTTAGGATAAAGATCTTGGGATTTTAAAAGATAGTTGCTAGTCTGATGAAGATATCAGTTCAGTGCTTAGTAGGGATCAATAAAGCAAACCAAACCCTTAGGAAAACCCtaagaaaagaagcagagaacaaAATAGACGCAACATTATGTCACTATTCAAATCCACAGGACATTCAGTTGTCAAATAGTGCCAGTAGCTCTATTGCTCCCCTTTGAAACAGGATGCGATAGAAGTGGAAAAGATTCACAAAAGGGCATCATGAATGATCAAAAGTATGGAAAAGCTACTGCTGAAGGAAAAATTCAACATGCTAGGACTCTTCTGTTTGGAGAAGAATGATGGGGGAATATGACGGAAGTTTACATAATCATGAATGACACGAGAGATCAAATGTTCATTCCCTCTTCCCACAAAAGAGCTGAGCGGGCATGAAATTAACCTCATAGAAACCAggttctgcaaaaacaaaaggagTGGACATCTGAAACTCCATGAGAGAGGATGTTTTGGGTTCTTATCAGTTTATAGTGGTTCAGGGACCGAATAAGCTTGTGAAAAGAATTTCACTGAAGCTTACTAAAACTCACACCTGACCCAAAATACCTCCAGGTGAAAACAGTTGGAGACTTAAAAACTACAAGAGGATGTGTCACATACATCTGCTCTGTTTTAAGACTCTTCTGCAGGCACTGActcagagctgctgccaggagaCCAACCCAGGGCTAGATGGACCTTTCACCTGACTTGAGAGACACACTCACAAAATAAAAGTGCAGGTATTAAGAATGTATCACAGCTCTACGCTGCTGCAAATATTTCTagttagaaaaaaaacttaagttACTATTCGCAGGCTAGTAGAAGGAACTTCtattaaagcttcatttttgctAGAAAACGGTTCTTTAACTGTTATTGTTACTTTATATTTGTTAACTGTATTATGTTCCTCATCTGGAAGACACTATATAAACTTGTCTACGACTACAAATAAGGTAAATCTAATGTAATAGTTATTTGTATGGTTACAGAGGCATCAAACAGTGTCAGATGCCTCTCCTCAAGAGGCTGCCAAAAAAGTATTGGTACTTCAGGAAAATTGATAGCTCAAATACTAAGCTACTACTTTGATACTCAAAGCTTAAGCACTAAAACTAAAAGTTCTCCTTTGAATTATTTATCAGATATCACTTACCATGGGCTTCCAGATCCTGCACTAAAGCATGGGTATCAAAGGTTACCTTCCTCTGCTCCAGGGGAGTGATTTCAACTCTTCTGACATCATATGAGTTCCTAATGAGCGTGGCAGCAAAACCTGGAAGTGACAGCATGTGCTTTAAACTTAACCTGATTGGTTTATCATGCAATACActaattttagtttcttttgtCATAGAAAGCTGCATGAAAGTTGCAACAAAAAGCTGGGTCCTTTTGACAGCTTGGTTAGAGCACGCATCAGAAGCCATCAATCCTTTTTCCATAGGAAATCTATACTAACTAGGACTCATACATTGATCTTAATTGCATTTGTGTAACTAGGAAGCTGTGCAACAGACAAGCATCCTGATacaccaaaaataaaacactacaACCAATTCTTTTGTAATATTTGACAAACATCACTTAAATAATTTTCCTACTTTTAAAACATCAGCAGTTCTAACACACCACCAATTTCTGCTGGTTACAGCTAACATCGTTCATTTGGTTCTTCACAGAATCCCTcaatgacatctttttttttttttacactttcttcAATCACTATACTTTCCAGCAAGGAGAGTGCCAAGTGTAAAGATAaagctacagattttttttttagaaagttatGCAAATTTAACGTTCAGAATGAATTTATTGGTTCACCAGGAAAGTAG
This genomic interval from Calonectris borealis chromosome 1, bCalBor7.hap1.2, whole genome shotgun sequence contains the following:
- the CCDC90B gene encoding coiled-coil domain-containing protein 90B, mitochondrial isoform X6 translates to MRGAVRSAGLLGWGGRSRSGPLLLRALLPPAPRRGFAATLIRNSYDVRRVEITPLEQRKVTFDTHALVQDLEAHGFGKEQAETIVSALITLSNVSLDTVYKDMVTQAQQEITLQQIMAHLDSIRKDMVILEKSEFANLRAENEKMKIELDQVKQQLMNETGKIRADSKLDINLERSRVTDMFTDQERKLMEATTEFHKKDSSTNSVISEISNKIDTEIASLKTLMESNKLDTIRYLAASVFTCLAIALGFYRFWK
- the CCDC90B gene encoding coiled-coil domain-containing protein 90B, mitochondrial isoform X4, giving the protein MRGAVRSAGLLGWGGRSRSGPLLLRALLPPAPRRGFAATLIRNSYDVRRVEITPLEQRKVTFDTHALVQDLEAHGFGKEQAETIVSALITLSNVSLDTVYKDMVTQAQQEITLQQIMAHLDSIRKDMVILEKSEFANLRAENEKMKIELDQVKQQLMNETGKIRADSKLDINLERSRVTDMFTDQERKLMEATTEFHKKDSSTNSVISEISNKIDTEIASLKTLMESNKLDTIRYLAGSGNRSKWNDCIKYRRRKGHPGNIS
- the CCDC90B gene encoding coiled-coil domain-containing protein 90B, mitochondrial isoform X3: MRGAVRSAGLLGWGGRSRSGPLLLRALLPPAPRRGFAATLIRNSYDVRRVEITPLEQRKVTFDTHALVQDLEAHGFGKEQAETIVSALITLSNVSLDTVYKDMVTQAQQEITLQQIMAHLDSIRKDMVILEKSEFANLRAENEKMKIELDQVKQQLMNETGKIRADSKLDINLERSRVTDMFTDQERKLMEATTEFHKKFQDSSTNSVISEISNKIDTEIASLKTLMESNKLDTIRYLAGSGNRSKWNDCIKYRRRKGHPGNIS
- the CCDC90B gene encoding coiled-coil domain-containing protein 90B, mitochondrial isoform X2, whose protein sequence is MRGAVRSAGLLGWGGRSRSGPLLLRALLPPAPRRGFAATLIRNSYDVRRVEITPLEQRKVTFDTHALVQDLEAHGFGKEQAETIVSALITLSNVSLDTVYKDMVTQAQQEITLQQIMAHLDSIRKDMVILEKSEFANLRAENEKMKIELDQVKQQLMNETGKIRADSKLDINLERSRVTDMFTDQERKLMEATTEFHKKDSSTNSVISEISNKIDTEIASLKTLMESNKLDTIRYLAVSLAIFITPEMNRMGEPLCLSKGKRLHSQQLCTALGQISALNSSK
- the CCDC90B gene encoding coiled-coil domain-containing protein 90B, mitochondrial isoform X1; its protein translation is MRGAVRSAGLLGWGGRSRSGPLLLRALLPPAPRRGFAATLIRNSYDVRRVEITPLEQRKVTFDTHALVQDLEAHGFGKEQAETIVSALITLSNVSLDTVYKDMVTQAQQEITLQQIMAHLDSIRKDMVILEKSEFANLRAENEKMKIELDQVKQQLMNETGKIRADSKLDINLERSRVTDMFTDQERKLMEATTEFHKKFQDSSTNSVISEISNKIDTEIASLKTLMESNKLDTIRYLAVSLAIFITPEMNRMGEPLCLSKGKRLHSQQLCTALGQISALNSSK
- the CCDC90B gene encoding coiled-coil domain-containing protein 90B, mitochondrial isoform X5, which gives rise to MRGAVRSAGLLGWGGRSRSGPLLLRALLPPAPRRGFAATLIRNSYDVRRVEITPLEQRKVTFDTHALVQDLEAHGFGKEQAETIVSALITLSNVSLDTVYKDMVTQAQQEITLQQIMAHLDSIRKDMVILEKSEFANLRAENEKMKIELDQVKQQLMNETGKIRADSKLDINLERSRVTDMFTDQERKLMEATTEFHKKFQDSSTNSVISEISNKIDTEIASLKTLMESNKLDTIRYLAASVFTCLAIALGFYRFWK